A window of the Falco rusticolus isolate bFalRus1 chromosome 1, bFalRus1.pri, whole genome shotgun sequence genome harbors these coding sequences:
- the LOC119150295 gene encoding 16 kDa beta-galactoside-binding lectin encodes MEQGLVVTQLDIQPGECIKVKGKILSDAKGFAVNVGKDSSTLMLHFNPRFNCHGDVNTVVCNSKEDGTWGEEDRKADFPFQQGDKIEICISYNEMEATVKVPEAEFQFPNRLGMEKIEYLAVEGDFKVKAIKFSNEL; translated from the exons atggaGCAA GGACTGGTCGTTACTCAGCTGGACATCCAGCCCGGGGAGTGCATCAAGGTCAAAGGGAAGATCCTGTCTGATGCTAAAGG GTTTGCTGTGAACGTGGGAAAGGACAGCAGCACCCTCATGCTGCATTTCAACCCTCGCTTCAACTGCCACGGGGATGTCAACACCGTTGTATGCAATTCTAAGGAGGATGGCACCTGGGGTGAAGAGGACAGGAAGGCTGACTTTCCCTTCCAGCAAGGTGACAAAATCGAG ATTTGCATTTCCTACAATGAAATGGAAGCAACGGTGAAGGTGCCCGAGGCAGAGTTCCAGTTTCCTAATCGGCTGGGCATGGAGAAAATTGAATACCTGGCTGTGGAGGGTGACTTTAAAGTTAAAGCCATTAAGTTCAGCAATGAGCTATag